The DNA region TGGTTAACTTCATGAGTAGGTTAATCTCATCCTCGCTCTGAATAATCGTACCCCAGTGGTTATGCACACCAAGCCTCACGTCATCATACTTATCCAGGATACTGTTAATCACCTCAGCCATGGCCCCAATATACCTCTCCTTATCACCCTCAAATAACCTAAACCTGGGTGGTGGGCCAATAACCACGGTGTTTGAGTTAAGCTTAAGTAAATTACCCCTAATCCTCTCGAAATCCCTAATAATGAACTCATGCTCCTCCCTAAGATGAAACTTAGCGGACCAGTAAACGGCCGCGAGCTCAAGCCCAAGCCTCCTCAACCTACTGCCAAACTCCTCAACACTACCGAAGACCGTTAAGTGGGCTTGATTAACCTCAACACCCCTAAATGGGCTTAGGTAAAGCAATGCAAAAGCCTCACCAACACCCATAAACCCACCCCTAGCAAGACTAGCCCCAACCTGAATACCAAGACGCATTGCTTATTTACTCAACCTAGTTTTAAAGCATTCTATTGCCCAAGACTTAGAGAAAGCATACAAGGCAACTGAGGAAGCCATAAAGGCATTATGGGAATTATAGCTTGAACGTTAACAGGCAATTAGGGAGAGTAGGTGATCATGCAATTGAGTAGCGCTGCTAGTAAGCCATGAAGATGCTGGGTGGCTGGTACTAAATGGGTTAGGTGTATTTTCTTCATGTATTGGGGTTTCGGAGTAAACTATAGGTGAACAATATTAAGGTACATTATGGGGTTAAGGGAATAGTTTATGAGACTGAAAGGCGTCAGTAATCAGTGAGAATGCTTAATGTATTCATGTGGATGAGGAATATCGAGGTAAGGGATATAACCTTTTAGGGCTAGTTAAGTTGAGATATGGAGATTACTAAGCCCTGGGTAGATGCTGATAGGTATAAGGAGGATAGGTTTAGGGAGGCACTTTATGAGGCTGAGTTGGCTGAGAGATTTCTTCAAAATGGGTTGCTGAGGAGTGCTGCCGGTAAGGCGTTTCAAGCCATTAAGGCCTATGTGGCTGGACTAGCAATTGATTATAGAGACGAATTAATAAAGTACTATCCAGGAACCAGGAGACTGGGACCAAATAGGGTAGTTAATAGGGTTGATTGGTTAATAGCCATCATGCCAAGTTCAAGGCTTAGGGAAATAGCCTCAATAATAGGTGATAAGGAGTTGAGGCTATACGTTGAAATAGCCTTAAACCTGCATGAATTCCAATACAACGGCCTAGATAAGGACAATGAAGTC from Caldivirga sp. includes:
- a CDS encoding PaREP1 family protein, with protein sequence MEITKPWVDADRYKEDRFREALYEAELAERFLQNGLLRSAAGKAFQAIKAYVAGLAIDYRDELIKYYPGTRRLGPNRVVNRVDWLIAIMPSSRLREIASIIGDKELRLYVEIALNLHEFQYNGLDKDNEVSRYSSEEFVKRDVTEIISFIRSRLKK
- a CDS encoding sugar phosphate isomerase/epimerase, yielding MRLGIQVGASLARGGFMGVGEAFALLYLSPFRGVEVNQAHLTVFGSVEEFGSRLRRLGLELAAVYWSAKFHLREEHEFIIRDFERIRGNLLKLNSNTVVIGPPPRFRLFEGDKERYIGAMAEVINSILDKYDDVRLGVHNHWGTIIQSEDEINLLMKLTTPRFQLFTDIGHLSVSGINTYEFLDKWVGRIGYIHLKDDTQPFNAAKDWGEVARRFKVPGRGRLDIVRILSILKNHGYDGWVTVEYEDPESDPIQDLKFFVNYYNSNLRGFFEG